In Tripterygium wilfordii isolate XIE 37 chromosome 15, ASM1340144v1, whole genome shotgun sequence, one DNA window encodes the following:
- the LOC120017317 gene encoding zinc finger protein 10-like, which produces MAAQLGLLSMTQQSQHHRNPSLTTPMWMWNPMQLKDNNNNNDDDDSWEVRAFAEDTASIHGTTWPPRSYTCTFCRREFQSAQALGGHMNVHRRDRAKLHQNSNSFNNISNSSPSPNSLIPSHQEFASNGGGFLLYQSSNPNGLFCAQMAMNSACTANTMSSSPSTLLSMSPYPPSNLVSPSMNLNLVSPPGKMNFSTHSYYQSSKDEASISISKKNWEKTEELDLELRLGHR; this is translated from the coding sequence ATGGCAGCTCAACTTGGCCTTCTCTCAATGACCCAACAATCTCAGCACCATCGAAACCCCAGCTTGACTACTCCCATGTGGATGTGGAACCCTATGCAACTCAAAGACAACAATAACAACAACGACGACGATGATTCGTGGGAGGTGAGAGCCTTCGCGGAGGACACCGCCAGCATCCACGGCACAACTTGGCCACCAAGGTCTTATACTTGCACCTTTTGTAGAAGAGAATTTCAGTCCGCGCAAGCCCTAGGTGGTCATATGAATGTGCACCGTCGAGATCGAGCTAAACTACATCAAAACTCCAATTCCTTCAATAATATTTCCAATTCATCACCGTCTCCAAATTCCTTAATCCCAAGTCATCAAGAATTTGCCTCAAATGGTGGTGGGTTTCTTCTATACCAATCATCTAACCCTAATGGGCTGTTTTGTGCTCAAATGGCTATGAATAGTGCATGTACTGCTAATACTATGAGCTCTTCTCCTTCTACTCTTCTCTCCATGTCTCCATATCCACCTAGCAATCTGGTTTCACCGTCTATGAATCTTAACTTGGTTTCGCCGCCGGGGAAGATGAATTTTAGTACTCATAGTTATTATCAATCTAGCAAAGATGAAGCTTCAATTTCTATTAGCAAGAAGAATTGGGAGAAGACTGAAGAGCTTGATCTGGAGCTCCGGCTTGGACATAGATGA